The proteins below come from a single Excalfactoria chinensis isolate bCotChi1 chromosome 7, bCotChi1.hap2, whole genome shotgun sequence genomic window:
- the DYNC1I2 gene encoding cytoplasmic dynein 1 intermediate chain 2 isoform X4, producing MSDKSELKAELERKKQRLAQIREEKKRKEEERKKKETDQKKDALPIQEESDLEKKRREAEALLQSMGLTPESPVVPPPTSPSSKSVSTPSEAGSQDSGDGAVGSRRGPVKLGMAKITQVDFPPREIVTYTKETQTPVMTQPKEDEEEEDDVVAPKPLVEPEEVKTFKKEEEEEAAPHELTEEEKQQILHSEEFLSFFDHSTRIVERALSEQINIFFDYSGRDLEDKEGEIQAGAKLSLNRQFFDERWSKHRVVCCLDWSSQYPELLVASYNNNEDAPHEPDGVALVWNMKYKKTTPEYVFHCQSAVMSATFAKFHPNLVVGGTYSGQIVLWDNRSNKRTPVQRTPLSAAAHTHPVYCVNVVGTQNAHNLISISTDGKICSWSLDMLSQPQDSMELVHKQSKAVAVTCMSFPIGDVNNFVVGSEEGSVYTACRHGSKAGISEMFEGHQGPITGIHCHAAVGPVDFSHLFVTSSFDWTVKLWTTKNNKPLYSFEDNSDYVYDVMWSPTHPALFACVDGMGRLDLWNLNNDTEVPTASITVEGNPALNRVRWTHTGREIAVGDSEGQIVIYDVGEQIAVPRSDEWTRFGRTLAEINANRADAEEEAATRIPA from the exons ATGTCTGACAAAAGCGAACTGAAGGCGGAGTTGGAGCGCAAGAAGCAGCGACTGGCTCAGAtcagagaggagaagaaaagaaaggaggaagaaagaaagaaaaaagaa ACTGATCAGAAGAAGGATGCTCTTCCTATACAAGAAGAATCTGACcttgaaaagaagagaagagaagctgAAGCGTTACTTCAAAGCATGGGCTTGACACCGGAGTCTCCTGTTG TCCCTCCTCCTACCTCTCCGTCCTCCAAATCCGTGAGTACGCCAAGCGAGGCTGGGAGCCAGGACTCTGGTGATGGCGCCGTTGGATCCAG aCGTGGACCTGTTAAACTTGGAATGGCCAAAATCACACAAGTTGACTTTCCTCCTCGGGAAATTGTTACGTATACAAAGGAGACACAAACACCTGTTATGACTCAGCCGAAAGAAG atgaggaagaagaagatgatGTGGTTGCCCCAAAGCCATTAGTTGAACCGGAGGAagtaaaaacattcaaaaaggaagaggaggaggaag CTGCCCCTCATGAACTTACggaagaggaaaagcaacaaattTTGCATTCTGAAGAGTTTTTAAGTTTCTTTGACCACTCTACAAGGATTGTTGAAAGAGCCCTTTCTGAGCAaatcaatattttctttgactACAGTGGAAGAGACTTAGAAGACAAAGAAGG GGAGATTCAAGCGGGAGCAAAACTGTCCTTAAATAGGCAGTTTTTTGATGAACGCTGGTCAAAGCATCGTGTTGTCTGTTGTTTGGACTGGTCCTCTCAG TACCCAGAATTACTTGTTGCCTCTTACAACAACAACGAGGATGCACCTCATGAGCCTGATGGAGTGGCCCTTGTGTGGAATATGAAGTATAAGAAAACTACCCCAGAGTACGTCTTCCACTGCCAG tcAGCAGTTATGTCAGCTACATTTGCAAAATTTCATCCCAATTTGGTTGTTGGTGGCACGTACTCTGGCCAGATCGTGCTATGGGATAATCGCAGCAATAAGAGAACTCCAGTGCAGAGAACTCCactttcagctgctgctcacacg CACCCAGTCTACTGTGTAAATGTTGTTGGGACTCAGAATGCTCATAACTTGATCAGTATCTCAACTGATGGGAAGATATGCTCTTGGAGCCTGGACATGCTTTCCCAGCCACAG GATAGCATGGAGCTGGTTCACAAACAGTCCAAGGCTGTGGCTGTTACTTGCATGTCCTTCCCAATTGGAGATGTCAACAACTTTGTTGTTGGAAGTGAAGAAGGCTCAGTCTATACCGCATGCCGTCATGGGAG CAAAGCTGGAATCAGTGAGATGTTTGAAGGACACCAGGGACCAATCACAGGTATCCACTGCCATGCAGCAGTTGGACCTGTAGACTTCTCACATCTTTTTGTCACCTCTTCTTTTGACTGGACAGTAAAGCTTTGGACAACGAAG AATAACAAACCTCTCTACTCATTCGAAGACAACTCAGATTATGTTTATGATGTTATGTGGTCTCCTACACACCCTGCCCTGTTTGCCTGTGTGGATGGGATGGGCCGGCTTGACCTATGGAATCTCAACAATGACACTGAG GTGCCAACTGCAAGCATTACTGTAGAGGGCAATCCTGCTCTGAACCGTGTGAGATGGACACATACTGGGAGAGAGATTGCTGTCGGTGACTCAGAGGGACAAATAGTTATATATGATGTGGGAGAG CAAATTGCAGTTCCTCGCAGTGACGAGTGGACTCGGTTTGGCCGAACACTGGCAGAAATAAATGCTAACAGAGCTGATGCAGAAGAGGAAGCTGCAACCCGCATCCCGGCATAG
- the DYNC1I2 gene encoding cytoplasmic dynein 1 intermediate chain 2 isoform X2: protein MSDKSELKAELERKKQRLAQIREEKKRKEEERKKKETDQKKDALPIQEESDLEKKRREAEALLQSMGLTPESPVVPPPTSPSSKSVSTPSEAGSQDSGDGAVGSRTLHWDTDPSVLQLHSDSDLGRGPVKLGMAKITQVDFPPREIVTYTKETQTPVMTQPKEDEEEEDDVVAPKPLVEPEEVKTFKKEEEEEAAPHELTEEEKQQILHSEEFLSFFDHSTRIVERALSEQINIFFDYSGRDLEDKEGEIQAGAKLSLNRQFFDERWSKHRVVCCLDWSSQYPELLVASYNNNEDAPHEPDGVALVWNMKYKKTTPEYVFHCQSAVMSATFAKFHPNLVVGGTYSGQIVLWDNRSNKRTPVQRTPLSAAAHTHPVYCVNVVGTQNAHNLISISTDGKICSWSLDMLSQPQDSMELVHKQSKAVAVTCMSFPIGDVNNFVVGSEEGSVYTACRHGSKAGISEMFEGHQGPITGIHCHAAVGPVDFSHLFVTSSFDWTVKLWTTKNNKPLYSFEDNSDYVYDVMWSPTHPALFACVDGMGRLDLWNLNNDTEVPTASITVEGNPALNRVRWTHTGREIAVGDSEGQIVIYDVGEQIAVPRSDEWTRFGRTLAEINANRADAEEEAATRIPA from the exons ATGTCTGACAAAAGCGAACTGAAGGCGGAGTTGGAGCGCAAGAAGCAGCGACTGGCTCAGAtcagagaggagaagaaaagaaaggaggaagaaagaaagaaaaaagaa ACTGATCAGAAGAAGGATGCTCTTCCTATACAAGAAGAATCTGACcttgaaaagaagagaagagaagctgAAGCGTTACTTCAAAGCATGGGCTTGACACCGGAGTCTCCTGTTG TCCCTCCTCCTACCTCTCCGTCCTCCAAATCCGTGAGTACGCCAAGCGAGGCTGGGAGCCAGGACTCTGGTGATGGCGCCGTTGGATCCAG GACGCTGCACTGGGATACTGATCCATCAGTTCTTCAGCTCCACTCTGATTCCGATCTGGG aCGTGGACCTGTTAAACTTGGAATGGCCAAAATCACACAAGTTGACTTTCCTCCTCGGGAAATTGTTACGTATACAAAGGAGACACAAACACCTGTTATGACTCAGCCGAAAGAAG atgaggaagaagaagatgatGTGGTTGCCCCAAAGCCATTAGTTGAACCGGAGGAagtaaaaacattcaaaaaggaagaggaggaggaag CTGCCCCTCATGAACTTACggaagaggaaaagcaacaaattTTGCATTCTGAAGAGTTTTTAAGTTTCTTTGACCACTCTACAAGGATTGTTGAAAGAGCCCTTTCTGAGCAaatcaatattttctttgactACAGTGGAAGAGACTTAGAAGACAAAGAAGG GGAGATTCAAGCGGGAGCAAAACTGTCCTTAAATAGGCAGTTTTTTGATGAACGCTGGTCAAAGCATCGTGTTGTCTGTTGTTTGGACTGGTCCTCTCAG TACCCAGAATTACTTGTTGCCTCTTACAACAACAACGAGGATGCACCTCATGAGCCTGATGGAGTGGCCCTTGTGTGGAATATGAAGTATAAGAAAACTACCCCAGAGTACGTCTTCCACTGCCAG tcAGCAGTTATGTCAGCTACATTTGCAAAATTTCATCCCAATTTGGTTGTTGGTGGCACGTACTCTGGCCAGATCGTGCTATGGGATAATCGCAGCAATAAGAGAACTCCAGTGCAGAGAACTCCactttcagctgctgctcacacg CACCCAGTCTACTGTGTAAATGTTGTTGGGACTCAGAATGCTCATAACTTGATCAGTATCTCAACTGATGGGAAGATATGCTCTTGGAGCCTGGACATGCTTTCCCAGCCACAG GATAGCATGGAGCTGGTTCACAAACAGTCCAAGGCTGTGGCTGTTACTTGCATGTCCTTCCCAATTGGAGATGTCAACAACTTTGTTGTTGGAAGTGAAGAAGGCTCAGTCTATACCGCATGCCGTCATGGGAG CAAAGCTGGAATCAGTGAGATGTTTGAAGGACACCAGGGACCAATCACAGGTATCCACTGCCATGCAGCAGTTGGACCTGTAGACTTCTCACATCTTTTTGTCACCTCTTCTTTTGACTGGACAGTAAAGCTTTGGACAACGAAG AATAACAAACCTCTCTACTCATTCGAAGACAACTCAGATTATGTTTATGATGTTATGTGGTCTCCTACACACCCTGCCCTGTTTGCCTGTGTGGATGGGATGGGCCGGCTTGACCTATGGAATCTCAACAATGACACTGAG GTGCCAACTGCAAGCATTACTGTAGAGGGCAATCCTGCTCTGAACCGTGTGAGATGGACACATACTGGGAGAGAGATTGCTGTCGGTGACTCAGAGGGACAAATAGTTATATATGATGTGGGAGAG CAAATTGCAGTTCCTCGCAGTGACGAGTGGACTCGGTTTGGCCGAACACTGGCAGAAATAAATGCTAACAGAGCTGATGCAGAAGAGGAAGCTGCAACCCGCATCCCGGCATAG
- the DYNC1I2 gene encoding cytoplasmic dynein 1 intermediate chain 2 isoform X3: MSDKSELKAELERKKQRLAQIREEKKRKEEERKKKETDQKKDALPIQEESDLEKKRREAEALLQSMGLTPESPVAVQPLRVVTADTCLFHYLVPPPTSPSSKSVSTPSEAGSQDSGDGAVGSRRGPVKLGMAKITQVDFPPREIVTYTKETQTPVMTQPKEDEEEEDDVVAPKPLVEPEEVKTFKKEEEEEAAPHELTEEEKQQILHSEEFLSFFDHSTRIVERALSEQINIFFDYSGRDLEDKEGEIQAGAKLSLNRQFFDERWSKHRVVCCLDWSSQYPELLVASYNNNEDAPHEPDGVALVWNMKYKKTTPEYVFHCQSAVMSATFAKFHPNLVVGGTYSGQIVLWDNRSNKRTPVQRTPLSAAAHTHPVYCVNVVGTQNAHNLISISTDGKICSWSLDMLSQPQDSMELVHKQSKAVAVTCMSFPIGDVNNFVVGSEEGSVYTACRHGSKAGISEMFEGHQGPITGIHCHAAVGPVDFSHLFVTSSFDWTVKLWTTKNNKPLYSFEDNSDYVYDVMWSPTHPALFACVDGMGRLDLWNLNNDTEVPTASITVEGNPALNRVRWTHTGREIAVGDSEGQIVIYDVGEQIAVPRSDEWTRFGRTLAEINANRADAEEEAATRIPA, encoded by the exons ATGTCTGACAAAAGCGAACTGAAGGCGGAGTTGGAGCGCAAGAAGCAGCGACTGGCTCAGAtcagagaggagaagaaaagaaaggaggaagaaagaaagaaaaaagaa ACTGATCAGAAGAAGGATGCTCTTCCTATACAAGAAGAATCTGACcttgaaaagaagagaagagaagctgAAGCGTTACTTCAAAGCATGGGCTTGACACCGGAGTCTCCTGTTG CTGTGCAACCTCTGCGAGTAGTAACAGCGGATACCTGTCTGTTTCACTATTTAGTCCCTCCTCCTACCTCTCCGTCCTCCAAATCCGTGAGTACGCCAAGCGAGGCTGGGAGCCAGGACTCTGGTGATGGCGCCGTTGGATCCAG aCGTGGACCTGTTAAACTTGGAATGGCCAAAATCACACAAGTTGACTTTCCTCCTCGGGAAATTGTTACGTATACAAAGGAGACACAAACACCTGTTATGACTCAGCCGAAAGAAG atgaggaagaagaagatgatGTGGTTGCCCCAAAGCCATTAGTTGAACCGGAGGAagtaaaaacattcaaaaaggaagaggaggaggaag CTGCCCCTCATGAACTTACggaagaggaaaagcaacaaattTTGCATTCTGAAGAGTTTTTAAGTTTCTTTGACCACTCTACAAGGATTGTTGAAAGAGCCCTTTCTGAGCAaatcaatattttctttgactACAGTGGAAGAGACTTAGAAGACAAAGAAGG GGAGATTCAAGCGGGAGCAAAACTGTCCTTAAATAGGCAGTTTTTTGATGAACGCTGGTCAAAGCATCGTGTTGTCTGTTGTTTGGACTGGTCCTCTCAG TACCCAGAATTACTTGTTGCCTCTTACAACAACAACGAGGATGCACCTCATGAGCCTGATGGAGTGGCCCTTGTGTGGAATATGAAGTATAAGAAAACTACCCCAGAGTACGTCTTCCACTGCCAG tcAGCAGTTATGTCAGCTACATTTGCAAAATTTCATCCCAATTTGGTTGTTGGTGGCACGTACTCTGGCCAGATCGTGCTATGGGATAATCGCAGCAATAAGAGAACTCCAGTGCAGAGAACTCCactttcagctgctgctcacacg CACCCAGTCTACTGTGTAAATGTTGTTGGGACTCAGAATGCTCATAACTTGATCAGTATCTCAACTGATGGGAAGATATGCTCTTGGAGCCTGGACATGCTTTCCCAGCCACAG GATAGCATGGAGCTGGTTCACAAACAGTCCAAGGCTGTGGCTGTTACTTGCATGTCCTTCCCAATTGGAGATGTCAACAACTTTGTTGTTGGAAGTGAAGAAGGCTCAGTCTATACCGCATGCCGTCATGGGAG CAAAGCTGGAATCAGTGAGATGTTTGAAGGACACCAGGGACCAATCACAGGTATCCACTGCCATGCAGCAGTTGGACCTGTAGACTTCTCACATCTTTTTGTCACCTCTTCTTTTGACTGGACAGTAAAGCTTTGGACAACGAAG AATAACAAACCTCTCTACTCATTCGAAGACAACTCAGATTATGTTTATGATGTTATGTGGTCTCCTACACACCCTGCCCTGTTTGCCTGTGTGGATGGGATGGGCCGGCTTGACCTATGGAATCTCAACAATGACACTGAG GTGCCAACTGCAAGCATTACTGTAGAGGGCAATCCTGCTCTGAACCGTGTGAGATGGACACATACTGGGAGAGAGATTGCTGTCGGTGACTCAGAGGGACAAATAGTTATATATGATGTGGGAGAG CAAATTGCAGTTCCTCGCAGTGACGAGTGGACTCGGTTTGGCCGAACACTGGCAGAAATAAATGCTAACAGAGCTGATGCAGAAGAGGAAGCTGCAACCCGCATCCCGGCATAG
- the DYNC1I2 gene encoding cytoplasmic dynein 1 intermediate chain 2 isoform X1 yields MSDKSELKAELERKKQRLAQIREEKKRKEEERKKKETDQKKDALPIQEESDLEKKRREAEALLQSMGLTPESPVAVQPLRVVTADTCLFHYLVPPPTSPSSKSVSTPSEAGSQDSGDGAVGSRTLHWDTDPSVLQLHSDSDLGRGPVKLGMAKITQVDFPPREIVTYTKETQTPVMTQPKEDEEEEDDVVAPKPLVEPEEVKTFKKEEEEEAAPHELTEEEKQQILHSEEFLSFFDHSTRIVERALSEQINIFFDYSGRDLEDKEGEIQAGAKLSLNRQFFDERWSKHRVVCCLDWSSQYPELLVASYNNNEDAPHEPDGVALVWNMKYKKTTPEYVFHCQSAVMSATFAKFHPNLVVGGTYSGQIVLWDNRSNKRTPVQRTPLSAAAHTHPVYCVNVVGTQNAHNLISISTDGKICSWSLDMLSQPQDSMELVHKQSKAVAVTCMSFPIGDVNNFVVGSEEGSVYTACRHGSKAGISEMFEGHQGPITGIHCHAAVGPVDFSHLFVTSSFDWTVKLWTTKNNKPLYSFEDNSDYVYDVMWSPTHPALFACVDGMGRLDLWNLNNDTEVPTASITVEGNPALNRVRWTHTGREIAVGDSEGQIVIYDVGEQIAVPRSDEWTRFGRTLAEINANRADAEEEAATRIPA; encoded by the exons ATGTCTGACAAAAGCGAACTGAAGGCGGAGTTGGAGCGCAAGAAGCAGCGACTGGCTCAGAtcagagaggagaagaaaagaaaggaggaagaaagaaagaaaaaagaa ACTGATCAGAAGAAGGATGCTCTTCCTATACAAGAAGAATCTGACcttgaaaagaagagaagagaagctgAAGCGTTACTTCAAAGCATGGGCTTGACACCGGAGTCTCCTGTTG CTGTGCAACCTCTGCGAGTAGTAACAGCGGATACCTGTCTGTTTCACTATTTAGTCCCTCCTCCTACCTCTCCGTCCTCCAAATCCGTGAGTACGCCAAGCGAGGCTGGGAGCCAGGACTCTGGTGATGGCGCCGTTGGATCCAG GACGCTGCACTGGGATACTGATCCATCAGTTCTTCAGCTCCACTCTGATTCCGATCTGGG aCGTGGACCTGTTAAACTTGGAATGGCCAAAATCACACAAGTTGACTTTCCTCCTCGGGAAATTGTTACGTATACAAAGGAGACACAAACACCTGTTATGACTCAGCCGAAAGAAG atgaggaagaagaagatgatGTGGTTGCCCCAAAGCCATTAGTTGAACCGGAGGAagtaaaaacattcaaaaaggaagaggaggaggaag CTGCCCCTCATGAACTTACggaagaggaaaagcaacaaattTTGCATTCTGAAGAGTTTTTAAGTTTCTTTGACCACTCTACAAGGATTGTTGAAAGAGCCCTTTCTGAGCAaatcaatattttctttgactACAGTGGAAGAGACTTAGAAGACAAAGAAGG GGAGATTCAAGCGGGAGCAAAACTGTCCTTAAATAGGCAGTTTTTTGATGAACGCTGGTCAAAGCATCGTGTTGTCTGTTGTTTGGACTGGTCCTCTCAG TACCCAGAATTACTTGTTGCCTCTTACAACAACAACGAGGATGCACCTCATGAGCCTGATGGAGTGGCCCTTGTGTGGAATATGAAGTATAAGAAAACTACCCCAGAGTACGTCTTCCACTGCCAG tcAGCAGTTATGTCAGCTACATTTGCAAAATTTCATCCCAATTTGGTTGTTGGTGGCACGTACTCTGGCCAGATCGTGCTATGGGATAATCGCAGCAATAAGAGAACTCCAGTGCAGAGAACTCCactttcagctgctgctcacacg CACCCAGTCTACTGTGTAAATGTTGTTGGGACTCAGAATGCTCATAACTTGATCAGTATCTCAACTGATGGGAAGATATGCTCTTGGAGCCTGGACATGCTTTCCCAGCCACAG GATAGCATGGAGCTGGTTCACAAACAGTCCAAGGCTGTGGCTGTTACTTGCATGTCCTTCCCAATTGGAGATGTCAACAACTTTGTTGTTGGAAGTGAAGAAGGCTCAGTCTATACCGCATGCCGTCATGGGAG CAAAGCTGGAATCAGTGAGATGTTTGAAGGACACCAGGGACCAATCACAGGTATCCACTGCCATGCAGCAGTTGGACCTGTAGACTTCTCACATCTTTTTGTCACCTCTTCTTTTGACTGGACAGTAAAGCTTTGGACAACGAAG AATAACAAACCTCTCTACTCATTCGAAGACAACTCAGATTATGTTTATGATGTTATGTGGTCTCCTACACACCCTGCCCTGTTTGCCTGTGTGGATGGGATGGGCCGGCTTGACCTATGGAATCTCAACAATGACACTGAG GTGCCAACTGCAAGCATTACTGTAGAGGGCAATCCTGCTCTGAACCGTGTGAGATGGACACATACTGGGAGAGAGATTGCTGTCGGTGACTCAGAGGGACAAATAGTTATATATGATGTGGGAGAG CAAATTGCAGTTCCTCGCAGTGACGAGTGGACTCGGTTTGGCCGAACACTGGCAGAAATAAATGCTAACAGAGCTGATGCAGAAGAGGAAGCTGCAACCCGCATCCCGGCATAG